One genomic window of Augochlora pura isolate Apur16 chromosome 5, APUR_v2.2.1, whole genome shotgun sequence includes the following:
- the Hcs gene encoding holocarboxylase synthetase-like protein isoform X3, with protein sequence MILTFLYAIATSIQSRRILFLKAHLRNLFQGNISNYPSIMFYNKTVVDSRKGFLDKTEWETHVGKLRLLSDSARLATEQCTSLEVAEFPGVVIYPDNTVTDRDGESSHRVASNETLETENSSRASTQDSVNIPQQDDLFPSNATDIDKEEDVTRHEVLRSASKSLDILNTKEESDDDKIRSASYIDIKTTTVPVEKKTIFSGKVIRGPPPQGNLKNMAEITAKLPCKSVKPPNVLIFADSIIALNNVKSVLEESLGTSNYTIYALSLDEARSDAWVDNAILVVVCGNVGNEVGSQLVEYILGGGKLLALCSDVLHILLPSFKTAEVRENELVHFSYGKWKHVRMMHHIFCYQASPIRTRFSQDHEDVKVSSISTPSSSNVKDRRGKSHLFDVKVLGTEETWHTPSILLASPSGNVGKIVFSQIHLEVDPTQYELEENKFKALTESNAARIEILNDLLSVHLGLELYKPTSQSLNFTPAYFLGRHELKLGMLDRLKDKMASNDTLKLPKLEIQFCRSNTCTKPASDSFLPIMVHQCPEHFSTIEYFENLTTKELGRLVIYADVMTSSMDVVGGIELQHGLAVIPGQQTQGRGRSKNQWLSPKGCAAFTLQMHIPTDSILGQRIPLLQHLVCVAIVSAIKSLPGYEDVDMTIKWPNDIYIGKKVKIGGMLIQTTVTSGINICDVGVGVNLFNTDPVCCINDVVKLINKTFNKQLKPISCEQYFAIVFNEIERWIDTVQSGNMDEFLDAYYMYWVHSDQDITIVSRTGTTEKVKVLGIDEYGYLRVRGEDGTIITAHPDGNRFDLLKGLVTPK encoded by the exons GGTTTCTAGATAAAACGGAATGGGAAACGCATGTTGGAAAGTTAAGACTATTAAGCGACAGTGCCAGATTAGCAACGGAGCAATGCACGTCACTCGAAGTCGCTGAATTTCCAGGCGTAGTAATATATCCGGACAATACTGTAACAGACAGAGACGGTGAAAGTTCGCATCGGGTCGCATCAAATGAAACATTAG AAACTGAAAACAGCAGCCGGGCTTCTACACAAGATTCTGTAAACATTCCACAACAAGATGATCTGTTTCCATCGAACGCGACAGACATCGACAAAGAAGAGGACGTTACACGCCATGAAGTGCTACGTTCGGCTAGTAAATCACTCGACATACTAAATACCAAAGAAGAATCGGACGACGACAAAATACGGTCGGCGTCGTACATTGATATCAAAACTACAACTGTGCCTGTGGAAAAGAAGACTATTTTCAGTGGAAAAGTCATTAGAGGCCCGCCGCCTCAAGGTAATTTAAA aaatatggCGGAGATAACAGCGAAACTACCCTGTAAGTCTGTTAAGCCaccgaacgtgttaatatttgCGGATAGTATTATAGCGCTTAACAATGTGAAGAGTGTATTGGAGGAATCTCTTGGAACGTCTAA TTATACCATTTATGCGTTGTCGTTAGACGAAGCGCGCAGCGATGCGTGGGTGGACAACGCGATTTTAGTCGTTGTTTGCGGAAATGTCGGGAACGAAGTCGGAAGCCAGCTCGTTGAATATATTCTTGGCGGTGGTAAACTTCTCGCGTTATGCTCCGACGTGCTCCATATATTGCTTCCATCGTTCAAAACAGCGGAAGTACGCGAGAATGAGCTCGTACACTTTTCTTACGGGAAATGGAAACATGTAAGAATGATGCACcatattttctgttatcaagCGTCTCCTATACGAACAAGATTTTCGCAAGATCACGAGGATGTCAA AGTATCTAGCATATCGACACCGAGTTCATCGAATGTAAAAGATAGAAGAGGAAAGTCGCATTTATTCGATGTGAAAGTTCTTGGTACCGAGGAGACATGGCATACGCCAAGCATATTACTTGCCAGCCCGTCAGGAAACGTtggtaaaattgttttctccCAAATTCATCTGGAGGTAGACCCAACGCAATACGAGCTCGAAGAGAACAAATTCAAGGCTTTAACGGAAAGCAACGCCGCTAGGATAGAAATACTCAATGATCTGTTAAGTGTGCACCTGGGTCTTGAACTTTATAAACCTACAAGTCAATCTCTAAATTTCACGCCAGCTTACTTCTTGGGTCGACACGAG TTGAAGTTGGGAATGTTGGACAGATTGAAAGACAAGATGGCATCCAACGACACCTTAAAGTTACCGAAGttagaaatacaattttgccGTAGTAATACATGTACCAAACCGGCTTCGGATTCGTTTCTTCCGATTATGGTGCATCAGTGTCCtgaacatttttcaacgatcGAGTATTTCGAG AATTTAACCACGAAAGAGTTAGGTCGTTTAGTGATATACGCGGATGTAATGACGTCATCCATGGATGTTGTAGGCGGGATAGAACTACAACATGGTTTAGCTGTCATTCCTGGCCAGCAAACTCAAGGACGAG GACGAAGTAAAAACCAATGGCTAAGTCCTAAAGGATGCGCAGCATTTACTTTACAAATGCATATACCGACTGATTCTATACTTGGGCAACGTATTCCATTATTGCAGCATTTAGTATGTGTCGCTATTGTATCCGCAATCAAATCTCTACCTGGATATGAG GATGTTGATATGACAATAAAATGGCCTAACGACATATATATCGgaaagaaagttaaaattggCGGTATGTTAATCCAGACTACAGTAACATCTGGTATTAACATTTGCGATGTTG GTGTTGGAGTGAATTTGTTCAATACCGATCCAGTTTGTTGCATTAACGATGTAgtgaaattgattaataaaacttttaataaGCAGTTAAAACCCATCTCTTGCGAACAATATTTTGCCATTGTGTTCAATGAGATTGAAAGGTGGATAGATACCGTACAAAGTGGAAATATGGACGAATTTTTGGATGCTTATTACATGTATTGGGTTCACAG TGATCAAGATATAACAATAGTATCGCGAACAGGTACAACAGAGAAAGTCAAAGTGTTGGGTATCGATGAGTATGGATATTTACGTGTCCGCGGGGAAGATGGAACTATAATAACTGCACATCCCGATGGAAACAGATTTGATCTCCTTAAGGGACTCGTAACtcctaaataa
- the Hcs gene encoding holocarboxylase synthetase-like protein isoform X1 — translation MILTFLYAIATSIQSRRILFLKAHLRNLFQGNISNYPSIMFYNKTVVDSRKESKSPTDDYQCEEFMASSVCSNKSEARLENLLWYHGDMRLCSIYPQQSVDISSWLTYQYGRTYFPLHTTNATGSSLHPEYKLYILVEADLESFNPTSATKATKVEEYGLIVTWTANKNIDLIIETDLDKLVKFFIASMEGQCYINNGLLLKRIQTVLISGKPCLYDFDLMNAPPATRFLDKTEWETHVGKLRLLSDSARLATEQCTSLEVAEFPGVVIYPDNTVTDRDGESSHRVASNETLETENSSRASTQDSVNIPQQDDLFPSNATDIDKEEDVTRHEVLRSASKSLDILNTKEESDDDKIRSASYIDIKTTTVPVEKKTIFSGKVIRGPPPQGNLKNMAEITAKLPCKSVKPPNVLIFADSIIALNNVKSVLEESLGTSNYTIYALSLDEARSDAWVDNAILVVVCGNVGNEVGSQLVEYILGGGKLLALCSDVLHILLPSFKTAEVRENELVHFSYGKWKHVRMMHHIFCYQASPIRTRFSQDHEDVKVSSISTPSSSNVKDRRGKSHLFDVKVLGTEETWHTPSILLASPSGNVGKIVFSQIHLEVDPTQYELEENKFKALTESNAARIEILNDLLSVHLGLELYKPTSQSLNFTPAYFLGRHELKLGMLDRLKDKMASNDTLKLPKLEIQFCRSNTCTKPASDSFLPIMVHQCPEHFSTIEYFENLTTKELGRLVIYADVMTSSMDVVGGIELQHGLAVIPGQQTQGRGRSKNQWLSPKGCAAFTLQMHIPTDSILGQRIPLLQHLVCVAIVSAIKSLPGYEDVDMTIKWPNDIYIGKKVKIGGMLIQTTVTSGINICDVGVGVNLFNTDPVCCINDVVKLINKTFNKQLKPISCEQYFAIVFNEIERWIDTVQSGNMDEFLDAYYMYWVHSDQDITIVSRTGTTEKVKVLGIDEYGYLRVRGEDGTIITAHPDGNRFDLLKGLVTPK, via the exons aATCAAAATCCCCGACGGATGATTATCAGTGTGAAGAGTTTATGGCTTCTTCTGTATGCTCGAATAAAAGCGAAGCTAGACTCGAGAATTTGTTATGGTATCACGGTGATATGAGGTTATGCTCTATATATCCTCAA CAAAGTGTTGATATCTCGAGTTGGTTAACGTATCAATATGGAAGAACGTATTTTCCTTTGCATACAACTAACGCTACTGGAAGTTCGTTACACCCAGAGTACAAATTATATATCCTTGTTGAAGCCGATCTTGAGAGTTTTAATCCTACTTCCGCAACAAAGGCGACAAAG GTCGAAGAGTACGGTTTAATTGTAACATGGacggcaaataaaaatatcgatttaattatagaGACAGATTTAGATAaacttgtaaaattttttatcgcATCTATGGAAGGtcaatgttatattaataacggCTTGTTGCTGAAACGTATACAGA CTGTCCTGATATCAGGAAAGCCTTGTCTTTACGACTTCGATTTAATGAATGCACCGCCAGCTACAA GGTTTCTAGATAAAACGGAATGGGAAACGCATGTTGGAAAGTTAAGACTATTAAGCGACAGTGCCAGATTAGCAACGGAGCAATGCACGTCACTCGAAGTCGCTGAATTTCCAGGCGTAGTAATATATCCGGACAATACTGTAACAGACAGAGACGGTGAAAGTTCGCATCGGGTCGCATCAAATGAAACATTAG AAACTGAAAACAGCAGCCGGGCTTCTACACAAGATTCTGTAAACATTCCACAACAAGATGATCTGTTTCCATCGAACGCGACAGACATCGACAAAGAAGAGGACGTTACACGCCATGAAGTGCTACGTTCGGCTAGTAAATCACTCGACATACTAAATACCAAAGAAGAATCGGACGACGACAAAATACGGTCGGCGTCGTACATTGATATCAAAACTACAACTGTGCCTGTGGAAAAGAAGACTATTTTCAGTGGAAAAGTCATTAGAGGCCCGCCGCCTCAAGGTAATTTAAA aaatatggCGGAGATAACAGCGAAACTACCCTGTAAGTCTGTTAAGCCaccgaacgtgttaatatttgCGGATAGTATTATAGCGCTTAACAATGTGAAGAGTGTATTGGAGGAATCTCTTGGAACGTCTAA TTATACCATTTATGCGTTGTCGTTAGACGAAGCGCGCAGCGATGCGTGGGTGGACAACGCGATTTTAGTCGTTGTTTGCGGAAATGTCGGGAACGAAGTCGGAAGCCAGCTCGTTGAATATATTCTTGGCGGTGGTAAACTTCTCGCGTTATGCTCCGACGTGCTCCATATATTGCTTCCATCGTTCAAAACAGCGGAAGTACGCGAGAATGAGCTCGTACACTTTTCTTACGGGAAATGGAAACATGTAAGAATGATGCACcatattttctgttatcaagCGTCTCCTATACGAACAAGATTTTCGCAAGATCACGAGGATGTCAA AGTATCTAGCATATCGACACCGAGTTCATCGAATGTAAAAGATAGAAGAGGAAAGTCGCATTTATTCGATGTGAAAGTTCTTGGTACCGAGGAGACATGGCATACGCCAAGCATATTACTTGCCAGCCCGTCAGGAAACGTtggtaaaattgttttctccCAAATTCATCTGGAGGTAGACCCAACGCAATACGAGCTCGAAGAGAACAAATTCAAGGCTTTAACGGAAAGCAACGCCGCTAGGATAGAAATACTCAATGATCTGTTAAGTGTGCACCTGGGTCTTGAACTTTATAAACCTACAAGTCAATCTCTAAATTTCACGCCAGCTTACTTCTTGGGTCGACACGAG TTGAAGTTGGGAATGTTGGACAGATTGAAAGACAAGATGGCATCCAACGACACCTTAAAGTTACCGAAGttagaaatacaattttgccGTAGTAATACATGTACCAAACCGGCTTCGGATTCGTTTCTTCCGATTATGGTGCATCAGTGTCCtgaacatttttcaacgatcGAGTATTTCGAG AATTTAACCACGAAAGAGTTAGGTCGTTTAGTGATATACGCGGATGTAATGACGTCATCCATGGATGTTGTAGGCGGGATAGAACTACAACATGGTTTAGCTGTCATTCCTGGCCAGCAAACTCAAGGACGAG GACGAAGTAAAAACCAATGGCTAAGTCCTAAAGGATGCGCAGCATTTACTTTACAAATGCATATACCGACTGATTCTATACTTGGGCAACGTATTCCATTATTGCAGCATTTAGTATGTGTCGCTATTGTATCCGCAATCAAATCTCTACCTGGATATGAG GATGTTGATATGACAATAAAATGGCCTAACGACATATATATCGgaaagaaagttaaaattggCGGTATGTTAATCCAGACTACAGTAACATCTGGTATTAACATTTGCGATGTTG GTGTTGGAGTGAATTTGTTCAATACCGATCCAGTTTGTTGCATTAACGATGTAgtgaaattgattaataaaacttttaataaGCAGTTAAAACCCATCTCTTGCGAACAATATTTTGCCATTGTGTTCAATGAGATTGAAAGGTGGATAGATACCGTACAAAGTGGAAATATGGACGAATTTTTGGATGCTTATTACATGTATTGGGTTCACAG TGATCAAGATATAACAATAGTATCGCGAACAGGTACAACAGAGAAAGTCAAAGTGTTGGGTATCGATGAGTATGGATATTTACGTGTCCGCGGGGAAGATGGAACTATAATAACTGCACATCCCGATGGAAACAGATTTGATCTCCTTAAGGGACTCGTAACtcctaaataa
- the Hcs gene encoding holocarboxylase synthetase-like protein isoform X2, with product MFRFFTQESKSPTDDYQCEEFMASSVCSNKSEARLENLLWYHGDMRLCSIYPQQSVDISSWLTYQYGRTYFPLHTTNATGSSLHPEYKLYILVEADLESFNPTSATKATKVEEYGLIVTWTANKNIDLIIETDLDKLVKFFIASMEGQCYINNGLLLKRIQTVLISGKPCLYDFDLMNAPPATRFLDKTEWETHVGKLRLLSDSARLATEQCTSLEVAEFPGVVIYPDNTVTDRDGESSHRVASNETLETENSSRASTQDSVNIPQQDDLFPSNATDIDKEEDVTRHEVLRSASKSLDILNTKEESDDDKIRSASYIDIKTTTVPVEKKTIFSGKVIRGPPPQGNLKNMAEITAKLPCKSVKPPNVLIFADSIIALNNVKSVLEESLGTSNYTIYALSLDEARSDAWVDNAILVVVCGNVGNEVGSQLVEYILGGGKLLALCSDVLHILLPSFKTAEVRENELVHFSYGKWKHVRMMHHIFCYQASPIRTRFSQDHEDVKVSSISTPSSSNVKDRRGKSHLFDVKVLGTEETWHTPSILLASPSGNVGKIVFSQIHLEVDPTQYELEENKFKALTESNAARIEILNDLLSVHLGLELYKPTSQSLNFTPAYFLGRHELKLGMLDRLKDKMASNDTLKLPKLEIQFCRSNTCTKPASDSFLPIMVHQCPEHFSTIEYFENLTTKELGRLVIYADVMTSSMDVVGGIELQHGLAVIPGQQTQGRGRSKNQWLSPKGCAAFTLQMHIPTDSILGQRIPLLQHLVCVAIVSAIKSLPGYEDVDMTIKWPNDIYIGKKVKIGGMLIQTTVTSGINICDVGVGVNLFNTDPVCCINDVVKLINKTFNKQLKPISCEQYFAIVFNEIERWIDTVQSGNMDEFLDAYYMYWVHSDQDITIVSRTGTTEKVKVLGIDEYGYLRVRGEDGTIITAHPDGNRFDLLKGLVTPK from the exons ATGTTTAGGTTTTTCACACAAG aATCAAAATCCCCGACGGATGATTATCAGTGTGAAGAGTTTATGGCTTCTTCTGTATGCTCGAATAAAAGCGAAGCTAGACTCGAGAATTTGTTATGGTATCACGGTGATATGAGGTTATGCTCTATATATCCTCAA CAAAGTGTTGATATCTCGAGTTGGTTAACGTATCAATATGGAAGAACGTATTTTCCTTTGCATACAACTAACGCTACTGGAAGTTCGTTACACCCAGAGTACAAATTATATATCCTTGTTGAAGCCGATCTTGAGAGTTTTAATCCTACTTCCGCAACAAAGGCGACAAAG GTCGAAGAGTACGGTTTAATTGTAACATGGacggcaaataaaaatatcgatttaattatagaGACAGATTTAGATAaacttgtaaaattttttatcgcATCTATGGAAGGtcaatgttatattaataacggCTTGTTGCTGAAACGTATACAGA CTGTCCTGATATCAGGAAAGCCTTGTCTTTACGACTTCGATTTAATGAATGCACCGCCAGCTACAA GGTTTCTAGATAAAACGGAATGGGAAACGCATGTTGGAAAGTTAAGACTATTAAGCGACAGTGCCAGATTAGCAACGGAGCAATGCACGTCACTCGAAGTCGCTGAATTTCCAGGCGTAGTAATATATCCGGACAATACTGTAACAGACAGAGACGGTGAAAGTTCGCATCGGGTCGCATCAAATGAAACATTAG AAACTGAAAACAGCAGCCGGGCTTCTACACAAGATTCTGTAAACATTCCACAACAAGATGATCTGTTTCCATCGAACGCGACAGACATCGACAAAGAAGAGGACGTTACACGCCATGAAGTGCTACGTTCGGCTAGTAAATCACTCGACATACTAAATACCAAAGAAGAATCGGACGACGACAAAATACGGTCGGCGTCGTACATTGATATCAAAACTACAACTGTGCCTGTGGAAAAGAAGACTATTTTCAGTGGAAAAGTCATTAGAGGCCCGCCGCCTCAAGGTAATTTAAA aaatatggCGGAGATAACAGCGAAACTACCCTGTAAGTCTGTTAAGCCaccgaacgtgttaatatttgCGGATAGTATTATAGCGCTTAACAATGTGAAGAGTGTATTGGAGGAATCTCTTGGAACGTCTAA TTATACCATTTATGCGTTGTCGTTAGACGAAGCGCGCAGCGATGCGTGGGTGGACAACGCGATTTTAGTCGTTGTTTGCGGAAATGTCGGGAACGAAGTCGGAAGCCAGCTCGTTGAATATATTCTTGGCGGTGGTAAACTTCTCGCGTTATGCTCCGACGTGCTCCATATATTGCTTCCATCGTTCAAAACAGCGGAAGTACGCGAGAATGAGCTCGTACACTTTTCTTACGGGAAATGGAAACATGTAAGAATGATGCACcatattttctgttatcaagCGTCTCCTATACGAACAAGATTTTCGCAAGATCACGAGGATGTCAA AGTATCTAGCATATCGACACCGAGTTCATCGAATGTAAAAGATAGAAGAGGAAAGTCGCATTTATTCGATGTGAAAGTTCTTGGTACCGAGGAGACATGGCATACGCCAAGCATATTACTTGCCAGCCCGTCAGGAAACGTtggtaaaattgttttctccCAAATTCATCTGGAGGTAGACCCAACGCAATACGAGCTCGAAGAGAACAAATTCAAGGCTTTAACGGAAAGCAACGCCGCTAGGATAGAAATACTCAATGATCTGTTAAGTGTGCACCTGGGTCTTGAACTTTATAAACCTACAAGTCAATCTCTAAATTTCACGCCAGCTTACTTCTTGGGTCGACACGAG TTGAAGTTGGGAATGTTGGACAGATTGAAAGACAAGATGGCATCCAACGACACCTTAAAGTTACCGAAGttagaaatacaattttgccGTAGTAATACATGTACCAAACCGGCTTCGGATTCGTTTCTTCCGATTATGGTGCATCAGTGTCCtgaacatttttcaacgatcGAGTATTTCGAG AATTTAACCACGAAAGAGTTAGGTCGTTTAGTGATATACGCGGATGTAATGACGTCATCCATGGATGTTGTAGGCGGGATAGAACTACAACATGGTTTAGCTGTCATTCCTGGCCAGCAAACTCAAGGACGAG GACGAAGTAAAAACCAATGGCTAAGTCCTAAAGGATGCGCAGCATTTACTTTACAAATGCATATACCGACTGATTCTATACTTGGGCAACGTATTCCATTATTGCAGCATTTAGTATGTGTCGCTATTGTATCCGCAATCAAATCTCTACCTGGATATGAG GATGTTGATATGACAATAAAATGGCCTAACGACATATATATCGgaaagaaagttaaaattggCGGTATGTTAATCCAGACTACAGTAACATCTGGTATTAACATTTGCGATGTTG GTGTTGGAGTGAATTTGTTCAATACCGATCCAGTTTGTTGCATTAACGATGTAgtgaaattgattaataaaacttttaataaGCAGTTAAAACCCATCTCTTGCGAACAATATTTTGCCATTGTGTTCAATGAGATTGAAAGGTGGATAGATACCGTACAAAGTGGAAATATGGACGAATTTTTGGATGCTTATTACATGTATTGGGTTCACAG TGATCAAGATATAACAATAGTATCGCGAACAGGTACAACAGAGAAAGTCAAAGTGTTGGGTATCGATGAGTATGGATATTTACGTGTCCGCGGGGAAGATGGAACTATAATAACTGCACATCCCGATGGAAACAGATTTGATCTCCTTAAGGGACTCGTAACtcctaaataa